Proteins found in one Oncorhynchus mykiss isolate Arlee chromosome 17, USDA_OmykA_1.1, whole genome shotgun sequence genomic segment:
- the LOC110494366 gene encoding transmembrane protein 88B, with translation MCGVDLDLDEGGSGDEEKEQEEFWVGERVKMLPPPTAHSEGSAWGSRRGSCGCVACGVGLLLWNVGLALVCVLVLVAVFALVLLPASLLLYAGFLCHSRVLDSPSPICRYLDDNSCSALIILGFVMMSPLVVVAAAIFCGLLRRLRLLLLFQPITGAWYHGRGLDWGGDVRAWV, from the exons aTGTGTGGGGTGGACTTGGATCTGGACGAGGGGGGCTCAGGCGACGaggagaaggagcaggaggagttCTGGGTGGGTGAGAGGGTGAAGATGCTGCCTCCTCCCACGGCCCACAGTGAGGGCAGCGCATGGGGTAGCCGTCGGGGCAGTTGTGGCTGTGTGGCGTGCGGTGTGGGGCTGCTGCTGTGGAATGTGGGTTTGGCCTTGGTGTGTGTCCTGGTCCTGGTGGCCGTGTTTGCCCTGGTCCTGCTGCCCGCCTCACTGCTGCTCTACGCCGGCTTCCTCTGCCACTCACGG GTCCTAGATTCCCCCTCTCCTATCTGCCGTTACCTCGACGACAACAGTTGCTCCGCCCTCATCATCCTGGGCTTTGTGATGATGTCACCGCTGGTGGTGGTGGCGGCGGCCATCTTCTGTGGGCTGCTCCGGAGGCTGCGACTCCTGCTGCTGTTTCAGCCAATAACAGGTGCATGGTACCATGGACGGGGCTTGGACTGGGGGGGTGATGTCCGTGCCTGGGTCTGA